A region from the Clostridium beijerinckii genome encodes:
- a CDS encoding serine/threonine protein phosphatase, with protein MYERDESLTVETGYTSINKHSETLCGDWFKIFDNLDKKIIVLSDGLGSGVKANILSTLTSTILGNMLSKNIPLDECIDTVATTLPMCKERRLAYSTFTVLELKNGQAYLAEYDNPSAIILRKGKKLSYNYNVHFVGEKEIHESRIILQKDDIIVLMTDGVTNAGIGKLSQSGWHHSEIVEFLERIDTKQMSASHIAAQIINCCLTLSEDSLDDDATVFVVKIRSREVVNMLIGTPENKEDDDKVLKLFFSKNGKSVICGGSTAGVASKYLNKPMSVIQGSGNEEVPDMASIEGVDYVTEGIITLKKVVELILKFSKDPMYCLKISKSKDPASLLALLLIEEATDVNIYFGMSENVAHQRTDIDFDTKLALIKQLEECLNKMGKSVKISFC; from the coding sequence ATGTATGAAAGGGACGAATCTTTAACCGTAGAAACAGGATATACAAGTATAAATAAACATTCAGAAACTCTATGTGGTGATTGGTTTAAGATTTTTGACAATCTAGATAAAAAAATAATTGTACTTTCAGATGGTTTAGGTAGTGGTGTTAAAGCAAATATACTTTCTACTCTAACATCAACAATACTCGGAAACATGCTTTCTAAAAATATACCACTAGATGAGTGTATAGATACTGTTGCAACAACTCTTCCCATGTGTAAGGAGAGAAGATTGGCTTACTCTACTTTTACTGTATTAGAGCTCAAAAATGGTCAAGCATATCTTGCAGAGTATGATAATCCCAGTGCAATTATCTTAAGAAAAGGTAAAAAATTATCATACAACTATAATGTTCACTTTGTTGGAGAAAAAGAAATTCATGAAAGCAGAATTATTCTCCAAAAGGATGATATTATTGTGCTGATGACTGATGGAGTTACTAATGCTGGGATTGGAAAACTTTCTCAAAGCGGCTGGCATCATTCTGAAATTGTAGAATTTTTAGAACGTATTGATACAAAACAAATGTCAGCATCTCATATCGCTGCACAAATTATAAATTGTTGTTTGACACTAAGTGAGGATTCCCTAGATGATGATGCCACTGTTTTTGTGGTAAAAATTAGGTCTAGGGAAGTTGTTAATATGCTTATTGGCACACCAGAAAATAAAGAAGATGATGATAAAGTACTAAAATTATTCTTTTCTAAAAATGGCAAAAGCGTTATTTGTGGTGGAAGCACGGCCGGTGTTGCAAGTAAATATCTGAACAAGCCCATGAGTGTAATACAAGGCAGTGGAAATGAAGAAGTTCCAGATATGGCTTCAATTGAAGGCGTAGATTATGTAACCGAAGGTATCATTACCCTAAAAAAAGTTGTGGAATTAATCCTAAAGTTTTCAAAAGATCCAATGTATTGTCTTAAAATATCTAAAAGTAAAGATCCAGCATCGTTACTTGCACTTCTTTTGATTGAAGAAGCTACTGATGTGAATATTTATTTTGGAATGTCTGAAAATGTTGCGCATCAGAGAACAGACATTGATTTTGATACAAAATTAGCATTAATCAAACAACTTGAAGAATGTTTAAATAAGATGGGTAAAAGTGTTAAGATTAGTTTTTGTTAA
- a CDS encoding histidine kinase, with protein sequence MKILQFENVNCKNCYKCVRYCPVKAIEIKNQCAQIREDECILCGRCTIVCPQKTKEAISDVEKLKDAFREKEQVIASVAPSFSAYYHSEFTDFREALLKLEFADVFETAEGAYLVKTEYEKLLKENPDKTYISSSCTSVNELIKKYYPDALEYLAPIITPMEAHSKLLKERFPDAVIVFVSPCISKKIERYNMDSYVDYVISFEELSEMLKDNDIEISKSNSKDEEARYLSRKFPTDGGIISSMKSVISHEYISLSGYEKCVQAIDDICNGNVSKCFVEMSFCVGSCVGGPSFQKNNISLLTSNIEINKQSKVLDYSRDFNVMCKKSLKKTYTDRETIIYAKPSEAQIIAILHKMGKYTEADELNCGMCGYFSCREKASAVYAGKAEISMCLPYMKERAESFSNQIINITPNAILTVDMDLKVQQINKAASDIFDLEPKDIINQPVSRILDEFDFVSIITSGIEKTEKLAFLAEYNAYLRQVFMYDKSNGIIVCIMNNITTERQKRNQLRQKKIQAAAMADDIADKQLRIVHEIASLLGETAAETKIVIRDLKDIIMLEDKE encoded by the coding sequence ATGAAAATTTTACAATTTGAAAATGTAAACTGTAAAAATTGCTATAAATGTGTGCGCTATTGTCCAGTTAAAGCTATTGAAATTAAAAATCAATGCGCTCAGATACGTGAAGATGAATGTATTTTGTGTGGACGTTGTACCATTGTATGTCCACAAAAGACTAAAGAAGCTATCAGTGATGTAGAAAAATTAAAGGATGCATTTCGTGAGAAAGAGCAAGTGATTGCAAGTGTTGCTCCATCGTTTTCTGCATACTATCATTCAGAGTTTACGGACTTTAGGGAGGCTCTTTTAAAACTAGAATTTGCAGATGTTTTTGAAACCGCTGAAGGTGCTTATTTAGTAAAAACAGAATATGAAAAATTACTTAAAGAGAATCCAGATAAAACTTATATATCGTCTTCTTGCACTTCTGTAAACGAATTAATTAAAAAATATTATCCAGATGCATTAGAGTATCTTGCGCCTATAATAACACCAATGGAGGCTCACTCAAAACTTTTGAAAGAGAGGTTCCCTGATGCAGTAATTGTGTTTGTTTCTCCTTGTATTTCAAAAAAAATAGAACGTTATAATATGGATTCCTATGTTGATTATGTTATTTCTTTTGAAGAATTAAGTGAAATGCTGAAAGATAATGATATCGAAATATCAAAGTCAAATTCTAAAGATGAAGAAGCTAGATATTTATCAAGGAAATTCCCGACAGATGGAGGCATTATTTCTTCAATGAAATCTGTAATTAGTCATGAGTACATTTCACTTAGTGGGTATGAGAAGTGTGTTCAGGCAATCGATGATATATGCAATGGTAATGTTTCAAAGTGTTTTGTGGAAATGAGTTTCTGCGTGGGTAGCTGCGTAGGTGGGCCGTCCTTTCAAAAGAATAATATTTCTTTACTGACTTCAAATATTGAGATTAACAAGCAATCAAAGGTTTTGGATTATTCTAGGGATTTTAATGTGATGTGTAAAAAGTCATTGAAGAAAACTTATACAGATAGAGAAACAATTATTTATGCAAAACCTTCTGAGGCGCAGATTATTGCGATTTTACACAAAATGGGTAAATATACAGAAGCCGATGAATTAAATTGTGGTATGTGTGGTTACTTTTCTTGCCGTGAAAAAGCTTCAGCTGTTTATGCAGGAAAAGCAGAAATCAGTATGTGTTTACCCTATATGAAGGAAAGGGCAGAATCCTTTTCAAATCAAATTATAAATATAACACCTAACGCAATACTTACAGTGGATATGGATCTTAAAGTCCAACAGATTAATAAGGCAGCCAGTGATATTTTCGATTTAGAACCTAAGGATATTATTAATCAGCCTGTATCTCGTATACTAGATGAATTTGATTTTGTAAGTATTATTACTAGTGGCATTGAAAAAACAGAAAAGCTTGCCTTCCTAGCTGAATATAATGCATATCTTAGGCAAGTATTCATGTATGATAAGAGTAATGGTATTATAGTGTGCATTATGAATAATATAACAACAGAACGCCAGAAACGTAACCAATTAAGGCAAAAGAAAATACAAGCTGCTGCTATGGCAGATGATATTGCTGATAAACAACTCCGAATTGTACATGAGATTGCATCCTTATTGGGTGAAACTGCCGCAGAAACTAAGATTGTTATTCGAGATTTGAAAGATATAATTATGCTTGAGGATAAGGAGTAA
- a CDS encoding serine protease has product MKKAFLQKMMAVAITAISIGSLSTLGVSAATNNSTANDFYSLILNQASNDKTYCLNTAGAMETGEVLVNNNTYKCSSDGQAAGTKIPTSDKVFDLNNNVIKDNNKNSIVSNSNNNHDTTKTGTTTNTNTVSITSVGNLTNSGDTTSTGRTTDTTNAGKTTSTGSKTATDLTSVDVQGLPQLPKTYAINVQASAENKILELMNAKRVEAGLQPLTLDNTLLQVARYKSDHMIQFNYFDHVTPQGTKYTDWLKSVGYTYMTVGENIAYNTYDAVELFNQWWNSPGHKANMMNPSYTKVGIGVVQGNNKFMGTQEFSN; this is encoded by the coding sequence ATGAAGAAAGCATTTTTACAAAAGATGATGGCAGTAGCTATTACAGCCATATCAATTGGCAGTTTATCAACATTAGGAGTATCTGCAGCTACTAATAATTCGACGGCTAATGATTTTTATAGTTTAATTTTAAATCAAGCATCAAATGACAAAACTTATTGTTTAAATACAGCTGGTGCAATGGAAACTGGAGAGGTTTTAGTAAATAATAATACATATAAATGTTCTTCAGATGGACAAGCTGCAGGAACTAAAATTCCAACAAGCGATAAAGTATTTGATTTAAATAATAATGTAATAAAAGATAATAATAAAAATTCTATAGTAAGTAATTCAAATAATAATCACGATACTACCAAAACAGGAACTACAACAAATACTAATACTGTAAGTATTACAAGTGTTGGAAACTTAACTAATTCAGGAGACACTACTAGCACAGGAAGAACAACTGATACAACAAATGCAGGAAAAACTACTAGTACAGGAAGCAAAACAGCTACAGATTTAACTTCAGTGGATGTACAGGGGTTACCTCAATTACCAAAAACTTATGCAATAAATGTACAAGCTTCGGCTGAAAATAAAATTCTTGAATTAATGAATGCAAAAAGAGTAGAAGCTGGGTTACAACCATTAACATTAGATAATACTTTACTACAAGTAGCAAGATATAAGAGTGACCATATGATACAATTTAACTATTTTGACCATGTGACTCCACAAGGAACTAAATATACAGATTGGTTAAAATCAGTAGGTTACACATATATGACAGTTGGGGAAAATATAGCATATAACACTTATGATGCAGTTGAATTATTTAACCAATGGTGGAATTCACCAGGTCATAAAGCAAATATGATGAACCCTTCATATACTAAAGTTGGTATAGGAGTTGTCCAAGGAAACAATAAATTTATGGGAACACAAGAATTCTCAAATTAA